The Phoenix dactylifera cultivar Barhee BC4 chromosome 9, palm_55x_up_171113_PBpolish2nd_filt_p, whole genome shotgun sequence genome window below encodes:
- the LOC103723085 gene encoding protein MEI2-like 4 isoform X1: MPSEVMDQRSLSSICLPSGPLSFFSDEFRLPAQRQVGFWKKESVPDHRVSEGLCLMSGSKINSSFLLEKLCSVGGDSLECLELTHPYFFEDEKTKISLEHHLMGTERTASLSMSSCSTADRDESQLSLSAKPASLFMEGNKVDLNGVHLENSLFSSSLLELCDKKSRLSTDDVCVSQHVDKSNSNIGKDEPFESSEGIESQTIGNLLPDDDDLLSGVIDDLEYIAQPRSGDDTEDDLFCSGGGMELEADDRFSYKKASNSVGEGASDGQLWEPSRLFANEQPFGEHPSRILIVRNFNSIVDDTELRVLFEQFGDIHMLYTGCKYLGFVMVSYYDIRAAQKAKRALQNRPFRHCKLDIHFTVPKDNPLVKDTNEGTLILFNLDSSVSNDDLCQIFGVYGDIKEICEMPQNLQKKFIDFYDVRAAEAAFHALNGSSIVGKKMKLESRSTGAAQWCLMQQPSLELEQEESCRSKQGIHPSNSPSNSYGTIPLVATASIGLDNGSTQDLNSSVRAPIHPSAGSTFPRISSIVPHSLSSPVGIASASSHSNQSGHERRHSLGQMNIGSQSSQCTQSGHERCHSLGQMNFSSQIMANFHLHSLPEHHNGKISSIPYSSSSATSTMTLNINSRPADVIDGRSIQRSGLGGFNSHSFGHIGGDLGISGDRSFALHGHQFLWNDSNQYNHRPLGPIFWPDTPSYLNNFPALPSPQKMNGLPRAPPRMLNAPLPLHHHVGSAPAMNPSLWDRRQTFRGDYLEACALHPASLGSLGLAAGSALHPLELASHNIFPHTSGNCMDPSISSAHVMPSPEQRSRMFHLRNTMLRLPLSYDAPNDRIRSRRSDAGSSQTDNKKQFELDIDLIMHGEDSRTTLMIKNIPNKYTSKMLLATIDEHHRGTYDFIYLPIDFKNKCNVGYAFINMTSAQHIIPFFQTFNGKKWEKFNSEKVASLAYARIQGRAALIAHFQNSSLMNEDKRCRPILFHSDGPNAGEQEPFPMGVNIRSRTGRSKTVGSGENHLASPSTSSNGEESSDASDSSSACTKESD, encoded by the exons ATGCCGTCTGAAGTCATGGATCAGAGGAGCCTGTCCTCCATATGCTTGCCGTCAGGGCCCCTGTCTTTCTTTTCGGATGAATTTCGCCTTCCTGCACAG AGGCaagttggattttggaagaaagaGTCCGTGCCTGATCATCGTG TATCAGAGGGATTGTGTTTAATGTCAGGAAGCAAGATAAATTCTTCATTTCTGCTAGAAAAGCTATGTTCAGTGGGAGGAGACTCCTTGGAATGCTTAGAACTTACACATCCTTATTTCTTCGAAGACGAAAAAACTAAGATCAGTCTTGAGCATCATTTGATGGGGACTGAGAGGACTGCCAGTCTATCCATGTCCTCTTGTAGCACTGCTGACAGGGATGAGTCCCAATTGAGTCTATCTGCTAAACCTGCATCCCTGTTTATGGAAGGGAACAAAGTTGATTTGAATGGGGTCCATCTTGAGAATAGTCTCTTCTCATCCTCTTTATTggaattatgtgataaaaaat CACGATTATCAACAGACGATGTTTGTGTCAGTCAACATGTGGACAAAAGTAACTCCAACATTGGAAAAGATGAGCCTTTTGAATCTTCGGAAGGAATCGAATCTCAAACTATTGGAAATCTCCTTCCTGATGATGACGACTTGCTATCTGGAGTTATTGATGATCTTGAGTATATTGCTCAACCCAGGAGTGGAGATGACACGGAAGATGATCTATTCTGTAGTGGAGGAGGGATGGAACTAGAAGCAGATGATAGGTTCAGTTATAAAAAAGCTTCCAATTCTGTTGGTGAAGGAGCCTCTGATGGTCAGCTGTGGGAACCGAGCAGGCTATTTGCTAATGAACAACCATTTGGTGAACATCCTTCCAGAATACTAATTGTAAGGAACTTCAATAGCATTGTTGATGATACAGAATTGAGGGTTCTTTTTGag CAATTTGGGGATATACACATGCTTTATACAGGCTGTAAATATCTTGGCTTTGTAATGGTATCTTACTATGACATAAGGGCAGCACAAAAAGCAAAGAGAGCCCTTCAAAACAGGCCATTCAGACATTGCAAGCTGGACATACACTTCACTGTTCCAAAG GACAACCCTTTGGTGAAAGATACTAACGAAGGTACACTCATTCTATTTAATCTTGATTCCTCTGTTTCTAATGATGATCTCTGCCAGATATTTGGTGTATATGGGGACATCAAGGAG ATTTGTGAAATGCCTCAGAACCTCCAAAAGAAATTTATAGATTTTTATGATGTTCGAGCTGCAGAAGCTGCTTTTCATGCCTTAAATGGGAGTAGCATTGTAGGAAAGAAAATGAAGCTTGAATCTAGAAGTACAGGAGCTGCACAGTGGTG CTTAATGCAACAGCCATCTTTGGAGTTGGAACAGGAAGAGTCCTGCAGATCCAAACAGGGAATCCATCCTAGTAATTCACCATCAAACTCCTATG GAACAATTCCACTGGTGGCGACTGCATCCATTGGTCTGGATAATGGGTCCACCCAGGACCTAAATTCTTCAGTCAGAGCACCAATCCATCCATCTGCGGGTTCCACATTTCCTAGAATTTCTTCTATTGTGCCCCATAGTTTATCCTCTCCAGTCGGGATTGCCTCGGCAAGCAGTCACAGTAATCAATCTGGTCATGAGCGCAGACATTCTCTGGGACAGATGAACATTGGTTCTCAAAGCAGTCAATGTACTCAATCTGGTCATGAGCGCTGCCATTCACTAGGACAGATGAACTTTAGTTCTCAAATCATGGCAAACTTTCATCTTCATTCACTTCCGGAGCACCATAATGGAAAAATAAGCAGCATACCTTACAGTTCCTCGAGTGCCACATCAACCATGACTCTTAATATCAACTCCAGACCTGCTGATGTCATTGATGGCAGGAGCATCCAAAGAAGTGGCTTAGGTGGCTTCAATAGCCATTCTTTTGGACATATAGGTGGTG ATCTCGGTATTTCAGGAGACAGAAGTTTTGCTCTTCATGGACATCAATTTTTATGGAACGATTCTAACCAATACAATCATCGCCCCCTTGGCCCAATATTCTGGCCAGATACTCCATCATATTTGAACAATTTTCCTGCTCTGCCCTCACCACAAAAAATGAATGGACTTCCAAGAGCACCACCACGCATGCTGAATGCACCTCTACCATTACACCACCATGTAGGTTCAGCGCCTGCCATGAATCCATCACTTTGGGACAGACGACAAACATTCAGAGGAGACTACTTGGAGGCGTGTGCATTGCACCCTGCCTCTCTTGGAAGCTTGGGGTTGGCTGCTGGCTCTGCCCTGCATCCACTTGAACTCGCTTCTCATAACATATTCCCACACACTAGTGGTAACTGTATGGATCCTTCTATTTCTTCTGCACATGTGATGCCATCACCTGAGCAAAGGAGCCGCATGTTCCACCTGAGGAATACCATGCTTCGTCTGCCACTTTCATATGATGCTCCTAATGACCGAATCAGGAGCCGAAGAAGTGATGCAGGTTCCAGTCAAACTGATAATAAAAAACAATTTGAACTTGATATTGATCTCATTATGCATGGGGAAGATTCCCGAACAACGCTTATGATCAAAAATATTCCCAATAA ATATACCTCTAAAATGCTCTTGGCCACTATTGATGAACATCATCGAGGAACTTATGATTTCATCTATTTGCCTATTGATTTCAAG AACAAATGCAATGTGGGCTATGCTTTTATCAATATGACTAGTGCCCAGCATATCATTCCATTCTTTCAG ACTTTTAATGGTAAAAAATGGGAGAAGTTCAACAGTGAAAAGGTGGCTTCTCTTGCATATGCTCGAATTCAAGGGAGGGCAGCTCTTATTGCTCATTTCCAGAATTCAAGTTTAATGAATGAGGACAAGCGATGCCGTCCTATCCTTTTCCATTCAGATGGTCCAAATGCAGGGGAGCAG GAGCCTTTTCCTATGGGTGTCAATATCCGATCCAGGACTGGAAGATCTAAAACTGTTGGCAGTGGAGAGAACCATCTGGCAAGTCCATCAACCTCTTCAAATGGAGAGGAATCTTCTGATGCATCAGACTCTTCCTCAGCTTGCACCAAGGAATCGGACTGA
- the LOC103723085 gene encoding protein MEI2-like 4 isoform X2 encodes MPSEVMDQRSLSSICLPSGPLSFFSDEFRLPAQRQVGFWKKESVPDHRVSEGLCLMSGSKINSSFLLEKLCSVGGDSLECLELTHPYFFEDEKTKISLEHHLMGTERTASLSMSSCSTADRDESQLSLSAKPASLFMEGNKVDLNGVHLENSLFSSSLLELCDKKSRLSTDDVCVSQHVDKSNSNIGKDEPFESSEGIESQTIGNLLPDDDDLLSGVIDDLEYIAQPRSGDDTEDDLFCSGGGMELEADDRFSYKKASNSVGEGASDGQLWEPSRLFANEQPFGEHPSRILIVRNFNSIVDDTELRVLFEQFGDIHMLYTGCKYLGFVMVSYYDIRAAQKAKRALQNRPFRHCKLDIHFTVPKDNPLVKDTNEGTLILFNLDSSVSNDDLCQIFGVYGDIKEICEMPQNLQKKFIDFYDVRAAEAAFHALNGSSIVGKKMKLESRSTGAAQCLMQQPSLELEQEESCRSKQGIHPSNSPSNSYGTIPLVATASIGLDNGSTQDLNSSVRAPIHPSAGSTFPRISSIVPHSLSSPVGIASASSHSNQSGHERRHSLGQMNIGSQSSQCTQSGHERCHSLGQMNFSSQIMANFHLHSLPEHHNGKISSIPYSSSSATSTMTLNINSRPADVIDGRSIQRSGLGGFNSHSFGHIGGDLGISGDRSFALHGHQFLWNDSNQYNHRPLGPIFWPDTPSYLNNFPALPSPQKMNGLPRAPPRMLNAPLPLHHHVGSAPAMNPSLWDRRQTFRGDYLEACALHPASLGSLGLAAGSALHPLELASHNIFPHTSGNCMDPSISSAHVMPSPEQRSRMFHLRNTMLRLPLSYDAPNDRIRSRRSDAGSSQTDNKKQFELDIDLIMHGEDSRTTLMIKNIPNKYTSKMLLATIDEHHRGTYDFIYLPIDFKNKCNVGYAFINMTSAQHIIPFFQTFNGKKWEKFNSEKVASLAYARIQGRAALIAHFQNSSLMNEDKRCRPILFHSDGPNAGEQEPFPMGVNIRSRTGRSKTVGSGENHLASPSTSSNGEESSDASDSSSACTKESD; translated from the exons ATGCCGTCTGAAGTCATGGATCAGAGGAGCCTGTCCTCCATATGCTTGCCGTCAGGGCCCCTGTCTTTCTTTTCGGATGAATTTCGCCTTCCTGCACAG AGGCaagttggattttggaagaaagaGTCCGTGCCTGATCATCGTG TATCAGAGGGATTGTGTTTAATGTCAGGAAGCAAGATAAATTCTTCATTTCTGCTAGAAAAGCTATGTTCAGTGGGAGGAGACTCCTTGGAATGCTTAGAACTTACACATCCTTATTTCTTCGAAGACGAAAAAACTAAGATCAGTCTTGAGCATCATTTGATGGGGACTGAGAGGACTGCCAGTCTATCCATGTCCTCTTGTAGCACTGCTGACAGGGATGAGTCCCAATTGAGTCTATCTGCTAAACCTGCATCCCTGTTTATGGAAGGGAACAAAGTTGATTTGAATGGGGTCCATCTTGAGAATAGTCTCTTCTCATCCTCTTTATTggaattatgtgataaaaaat CACGATTATCAACAGACGATGTTTGTGTCAGTCAACATGTGGACAAAAGTAACTCCAACATTGGAAAAGATGAGCCTTTTGAATCTTCGGAAGGAATCGAATCTCAAACTATTGGAAATCTCCTTCCTGATGATGACGACTTGCTATCTGGAGTTATTGATGATCTTGAGTATATTGCTCAACCCAGGAGTGGAGATGACACGGAAGATGATCTATTCTGTAGTGGAGGAGGGATGGAACTAGAAGCAGATGATAGGTTCAGTTATAAAAAAGCTTCCAATTCTGTTGGTGAAGGAGCCTCTGATGGTCAGCTGTGGGAACCGAGCAGGCTATTTGCTAATGAACAACCATTTGGTGAACATCCTTCCAGAATACTAATTGTAAGGAACTTCAATAGCATTGTTGATGATACAGAATTGAGGGTTCTTTTTGag CAATTTGGGGATATACACATGCTTTATACAGGCTGTAAATATCTTGGCTTTGTAATGGTATCTTACTATGACATAAGGGCAGCACAAAAAGCAAAGAGAGCCCTTCAAAACAGGCCATTCAGACATTGCAAGCTGGACATACACTTCACTGTTCCAAAG GACAACCCTTTGGTGAAAGATACTAACGAAGGTACACTCATTCTATTTAATCTTGATTCCTCTGTTTCTAATGATGATCTCTGCCAGATATTTGGTGTATATGGGGACATCAAGGAG ATTTGTGAAATGCCTCAGAACCTCCAAAAGAAATTTATAGATTTTTATGATGTTCGAGCTGCAGAAGCTGCTTTTCATGCCTTAAATGGGAGTAGCATTGTAGGAAAGAAAATGAAGCTTGAATCTAGAAGTACAGGAGCTGCACAGTG CTTAATGCAACAGCCATCTTTGGAGTTGGAACAGGAAGAGTCCTGCAGATCCAAACAGGGAATCCATCCTAGTAATTCACCATCAAACTCCTATG GAACAATTCCACTGGTGGCGACTGCATCCATTGGTCTGGATAATGGGTCCACCCAGGACCTAAATTCTTCAGTCAGAGCACCAATCCATCCATCTGCGGGTTCCACATTTCCTAGAATTTCTTCTATTGTGCCCCATAGTTTATCCTCTCCAGTCGGGATTGCCTCGGCAAGCAGTCACAGTAATCAATCTGGTCATGAGCGCAGACATTCTCTGGGACAGATGAACATTGGTTCTCAAAGCAGTCAATGTACTCAATCTGGTCATGAGCGCTGCCATTCACTAGGACAGATGAACTTTAGTTCTCAAATCATGGCAAACTTTCATCTTCATTCACTTCCGGAGCACCATAATGGAAAAATAAGCAGCATACCTTACAGTTCCTCGAGTGCCACATCAACCATGACTCTTAATATCAACTCCAGACCTGCTGATGTCATTGATGGCAGGAGCATCCAAAGAAGTGGCTTAGGTGGCTTCAATAGCCATTCTTTTGGACATATAGGTGGTG ATCTCGGTATTTCAGGAGACAGAAGTTTTGCTCTTCATGGACATCAATTTTTATGGAACGATTCTAACCAATACAATCATCGCCCCCTTGGCCCAATATTCTGGCCAGATACTCCATCATATTTGAACAATTTTCCTGCTCTGCCCTCACCACAAAAAATGAATGGACTTCCAAGAGCACCACCACGCATGCTGAATGCACCTCTACCATTACACCACCATGTAGGTTCAGCGCCTGCCATGAATCCATCACTTTGGGACAGACGACAAACATTCAGAGGAGACTACTTGGAGGCGTGTGCATTGCACCCTGCCTCTCTTGGAAGCTTGGGGTTGGCTGCTGGCTCTGCCCTGCATCCACTTGAACTCGCTTCTCATAACATATTCCCACACACTAGTGGTAACTGTATGGATCCTTCTATTTCTTCTGCACATGTGATGCCATCACCTGAGCAAAGGAGCCGCATGTTCCACCTGAGGAATACCATGCTTCGTCTGCCACTTTCATATGATGCTCCTAATGACCGAATCAGGAGCCGAAGAAGTGATGCAGGTTCCAGTCAAACTGATAATAAAAAACAATTTGAACTTGATATTGATCTCATTATGCATGGGGAAGATTCCCGAACAACGCTTATGATCAAAAATATTCCCAATAA ATATACCTCTAAAATGCTCTTGGCCACTATTGATGAACATCATCGAGGAACTTATGATTTCATCTATTTGCCTATTGATTTCAAG AACAAATGCAATGTGGGCTATGCTTTTATCAATATGACTAGTGCCCAGCATATCATTCCATTCTTTCAG ACTTTTAATGGTAAAAAATGGGAGAAGTTCAACAGTGAAAAGGTGGCTTCTCTTGCATATGCTCGAATTCAAGGGAGGGCAGCTCTTATTGCTCATTTCCAGAATTCAAGTTTAATGAATGAGGACAAGCGATGCCGTCCTATCCTTTTCCATTCAGATGGTCCAAATGCAGGGGAGCAG GAGCCTTTTCCTATGGGTGTCAATATCCGATCCAGGACTGGAAGATCTAAAACTGTTGGCAGTGGAGAGAACCATCTGGCAAGTCCATCAACCTCTTCAAATGGAGAGGAATCTTCTGATGCATCAGACTCTTCCTCAGCTTGCACCAAGGAATCGGACTGA
- the LOC103723085 gene encoding protein MEI2-like 4 isoform X3 — protein sequence MPSEVMDQRSLSSICLPSGPLSFFSDEFRLPAQRQVGFWKKESVPDHRVSEGLCLMSGSKINSSFLLEKLCSVGGDSLECLELTHPYFFEDEKTKISLEHHLMGTERTASLSMSSCSTADRDESQLSLSAKPASLFMEGNKVDLNGVHLENSLFSSSLLELCDKKSRLSTDDVCVSQHVDKSNSNIGKDEPFESSEGIESQTIGNLLPDDDDLLSGVIDDLEYIAQPRSGDDTEDDLFCSGGGMELEADDRFSYKKASNSVGEGASDGQLWEPSRLFANEQPFGEHPSRILIVRNFNSIVDDTELRVLFEQFGDIHMLYTGCKYLGFVMVSYYDIRAAQKAKRALQNRPFRHCKLDIHFTVPKIFGVYGDIKEICEMPQNLQKKFIDFYDVRAAEAAFHALNGSSIVGKKMKLESRSTGAAQWCLMQQPSLELEQEESCRSKQGIHPSNSPSNSYGTIPLVATASIGLDNGSTQDLNSSVRAPIHPSAGSTFPRISSIVPHSLSSPVGIASASSHSNQSGHERRHSLGQMNIGSQSSQCTQSGHERCHSLGQMNFSSQIMANFHLHSLPEHHNGKISSIPYSSSSATSTMTLNINSRPADVIDGRSIQRSGLGGFNSHSFGHIGGDLGISGDRSFALHGHQFLWNDSNQYNHRPLGPIFWPDTPSYLNNFPALPSPQKMNGLPRAPPRMLNAPLPLHHHVGSAPAMNPSLWDRRQTFRGDYLEACALHPASLGSLGLAAGSALHPLELASHNIFPHTSGNCMDPSISSAHVMPSPEQRSRMFHLRNTMLRLPLSYDAPNDRIRSRRSDAGSSQTDNKKQFELDIDLIMHGEDSRTTLMIKNIPNKYTSKMLLATIDEHHRGTYDFIYLPIDFKNKCNVGYAFINMTSAQHIIPFFQTFNGKKWEKFNSEKVASLAYARIQGRAALIAHFQNSSLMNEDKRCRPILFHSDGPNAGEQEPFPMGVNIRSRTGRSKTVGSGENHLASPSTSSNGEESSDASDSSSACTKESD from the exons ATGCCGTCTGAAGTCATGGATCAGAGGAGCCTGTCCTCCATATGCTTGCCGTCAGGGCCCCTGTCTTTCTTTTCGGATGAATTTCGCCTTCCTGCACAG AGGCaagttggattttggaagaaagaGTCCGTGCCTGATCATCGTG TATCAGAGGGATTGTGTTTAATGTCAGGAAGCAAGATAAATTCTTCATTTCTGCTAGAAAAGCTATGTTCAGTGGGAGGAGACTCCTTGGAATGCTTAGAACTTACACATCCTTATTTCTTCGAAGACGAAAAAACTAAGATCAGTCTTGAGCATCATTTGATGGGGACTGAGAGGACTGCCAGTCTATCCATGTCCTCTTGTAGCACTGCTGACAGGGATGAGTCCCAATTGAGTCTATCTGCTAAACCTGCATCCCTGTTTATGGAAGGGAACAAAGTTGATTTGAATGGGGTCCATCTTGAGAATAGTCTCTTCTCATCCTCTTTATTggaattatgtgataaaaaat CACGATTATCAACAGACGATGTTTGTGTCAGTCAACATGTGGACAAAAGTAACTCCAACATTGGAAAAGATGAGCCTTTTGAATCTTCGGAAGGAATCGAATCTCAAACTATTGGAAATCTCCTTCCTGATGATGACGACTTGCTATCTGGAGTTATTGATGATCTTGAGTATATTGCTCAACCCAGGAGTGGAGATGACACGGAAGATGATCTATTCTGTAGTGGAGGAGGGATGGAACTAGAAGCAGATGATAGGTTCAGTTATAAAAAAGCTTCCAATTCTGTTGGTGAAGGAGCCTCTGATGGTCAGCTGTGGGAACCGAGCAGGCTATTTGCTAATGAACAACCATTTGGTGAACATCCTTCCAGAATACTAATTGTAAGGAACTTCAATAGCATTGTTGATGATACAGAATTGAGGGTTCTTTTTGag CAATTTGGGGATATACACATGCTTTATACAGGCTGTAAATATCTTGGCTTTGTAATGGTATCTTACTATGACATAAGGGCAGCACAAAAAGCAAAGAGAGCCCTTCAAAACAGGCCATTCAGACATTGCAAGCTGGACATACACTTCACTGTTCCAAAG ATATTTGGTGTATATGGGGACATCAAGGAG ATTTGTGAAATGCCTCAGAACCTCCAAAAGAAATTTATAGATTTTTATGATGTTCGAGCTGCAGAAGCTGCTTTTCATGCCTTAAATGGGAGTAGCATTGTAGGAAAGAAAATGAAGCTTGAATCTAGAAGTACAGGAGCTGCACAGTGGTG CTTAATGCAACAGCCATCTTTGGAGTTGGAACAGGAAGAGTCCTGCAGATCCAAACAGGGAATCCATCCTAGTAATTCACCATCAAACTCCTATG GAACAATTCCACTGGTGGCGACTGCATCCATTGGTCTGGATAATGGGTCCACCCAGGACCTAAATTCTTCAGTCAGAGCACCAATCCATCCATCTGCGGGTTCCACATTTCCTAGAATTTCTTCTATTGTGCCCCATAGTTTATCCTCTCCAGTCGGGATTGCCTCGGCAAGCAGTCACAGTAATCAATCTGGTCATGAGCGCAGACATTCTCTGGGACAGATGAACATTGGTTCTCAAAGCAGTCAATGTACTCAATCTGGTCATGAGCGCTGCCATTCACTAGGACAGATGAACTTTAGTTCTCAAATCATGGCAAACTTTCATCTTCATTCACTTCCGGAGCACCATAATGGAAAAATAAGCAGCATACCTTACAGTTCCTCGAGTGCCACATCAACCATGACTCTTAATATCAACTCCAGACCTGCTGATGTCATTGATGGCAGGAGCATCCAAAGAAGTGGCTTAGGTGGCTTCAATAGCCATTCTTTTGGACATATAGGTGGTG ATCTCGGTATTTCAGGAGACAGAAGTTTTGCTCTTCATGGACATCAATTTTTATGGAACGATTCTAACCAATACAATCATCGCCCCCTTGGCCCAATATTCTGGCCAGATACTCCATCATATTTGAACAATTTTCCTGCTCTGCCCTCACCACAAAAAATGAATGGACTTCCAAGAGCACCACCACGCATGCTGAATGCACCTCTACCATTACACCACCATGTAGGTTCAGCGCCTGCCATGAATCCATCACTTTGGGACAGACGACAAACATTCAGAGGAGACTACTTGGAGGCGTGTGCATTGCACCCTGCCTCTCTTGGAAGCTTGGGGTTGGCTGCTGGCTCTGCCCTGCATCCACTTGAACTCGCTTCTCATAACATATTCCCACACACTAGTGGTAACTGTATGGATCCTTCTATTTCTTCTGCACATGTGATGCCATCACCTGAGCAAAGGAGCCGCATGTTCCACCTGAGGAATACCATGCTTCGTCTGCCACTTTCATATGATGCTCCTAATGACCGAATCAGGAGCCGAAGAAGTGATGCAGGTTCCAGTCAAACTGATAATAAAAAACAATTTGAACTTGATATTGATCTCATTATGCATGGGGAAGATTCCCGAACAACGCTTATGATCAAAAATATTCCCAATAA ATATACCTCTAAAATGCTCTTGGCCACTATTGATGAACATCATCGAGGAACTTATGATTTCATCTATTTGCCTATTGATTTCAAG AACAAATGCAATGTGGGCTATGCTTTTATCAATATGACTAGTGCCCAGCATATCATTCCATTCTTTCAG ACTTTTAATGGTAAAAAATGGGAGAAGTTCAACAGTGAAAAGGTGGCTTCTCTTGCATATGCTCGAATTCAAGGGAGGGCAGCTCTTATTGCTCATTTCCAGAATTCAAGTTTAATGAATGAGGACAAGCGATGCCGTCCTATCCTTTTCCATTCAGATGGTCCAAATGCAGGGGAGCAG GAGCCTTTTCCTATGGGTGTCAATATCCGATCCAGGACTGGAAGATCTAAAACTGTTGGCAGTGGAGAGAACCATCTGGCAAGTCCATCAACCTCTTCAAATGGAGAGGAATCTTCTGATGCATCAGACTCTTCCTCAGCTTGCACCAAGGAATCGGACTGA